The following coding sequences are from one Salvia hispanica cultivar TCC Black 2014 chromosome 3, UniMelb_Shisp_WGS_1.0, whole genome shotgun sequence window:
- the LOC125213726 gene encoding calcineurin-binding protein 1 isoform X1, protein MFSFAAINDTDSRNTWQPLAPTKEAQEFHLSQLYHDGLLRLQAKDYGKAQELLESVLKDPLVSNAQEENTTSDGHLLQLRFLALKNLASVFLEQGPSYYENALHCYLQAVDIDSKDSVIWNQLGTLSCSMGSLSISRWAFEQGLLCSPSNWNCMEKLLEVLIAIGDEVACLSVAELILRHWPSHSRALHVKSTIEDSEPVPFTPRGIDKLEPKHIRLKFPVKRKAIDENSDRTTAVKKLKQNIEVQLAEVSWISLVSELLEILHRLSSHGSEHETGNYISGDAKLTIHLPPSASNSTCSLENKGLTCMPASAGMCDRNSVNEKEVVILEEQPQERRSSRLKSRKPGKEDSDFSTNKDVAKIVQQFLLPYLVDGTRTINWKHKSDPSSHSADAVADSLDLESTDVIEFIQNSSNNYGAYHTGHLLLEKLANRNVLYHDNVAKILDLEKVIRHWGKERTPECSLFLAELYYDSGLQSFETSTTCSSMSEASYHLCKIIESVALEHPFSTTGMDGKIDCPVTDAYEHKQQFSVENLSLLRSNHCFWVRFFWLSARLSLLEGDKEKSQKELSVVLALFLDRDKMNSTTDPICLPHCKVMKKLTVDMVLHEINMIEVDYLLKKSAQEMLEKGMHAECINILAPLLLSAKDVHFDQSYDWDNEGRGNNSVELSALDVLIKSCELAETLDIDVYMNSHKRKLQILLAGAGLAGSTPENAPDLNTFLFSNNQPKETLWKQWITLVTKEVEAISQSASRIKSIITRDENYKNIPAAVIADIQSLLVMAMCNIANLYFAKKSSGIGVPESTDQNEQCYFVDAAIAFCKLQQLNPNLPIKSQAELVVAVHDMLAEFGICCSQGNGEEQDGTFLKLAIKHLLALDMKLKSNSNSLNKGQETNLDQTLKDDHLNISDPVSPNESHANMLNMAANKTDEDEYNSLGKDADEIPSLDSISSHLDKEKPRENCDFQLENMCTNGEMENNQIMEGENEQLTEDEREELELTIDNALDQCFYCLYGLNLRSDSSCNEDLVKHKNTSQGDYQTKEQCAEVFKYILPYAKASSKTGLTKLRRVLRAIRKHFPLPPDNVMAGNAIDRFLDNSEICEDKLSDVAGSKGFLDTMMKIMFSQNEPFNHQNSSGESSDPYLEVYCNLYYLLGQSEEMSASDKWAGFVLTKEGEEFVEQNAKLFKYDLLYNPMRFESWQRLANIYDEEVDLLLNDGSKQINVLGWRKNDTLPKRVEASRRRSRRCLLMTLALAKDATQQGEIHELLALVYYDGLQNVVPFYDQRSVAPLKDTTWEMFCKNSMNHFKKAFKHKEDWSHAFYAGKLCEKLGYSLDKSLSYYAQAIALNPSAVDPFYRMHASRLKLLCKSGKRNEEVLKVVAAHAFSQSAKEDVNNIFGGFTSESLESSVNVKDGVPNSNSEGVEFQKLEQVWDLLYSDCLSALESCVEGDLKHFHKARYVLAQGLHRRGGAGDLEKAKEELSFCFKSSRSSFTINMWEIDSTVKKGRRKTPGPTGNRRILEVNLAESSRKFITCIRKYILFYLKLLEETGDITTLERAYISLRADKRFSLCLEDLVPVALGRYIRALIRSVSQAGTDDSTATEHVANLLEKLFNLFLEQVNLWSDICSLAELKSPELTESSLFGYVYQYIQLLERNIKVETLEGINEKIRKRLKNPKLSNSNFARVYRHVSAAWCRSLVISMALITPLHSRPSTEVRGANLLGGMESDQVLCVDLQTEELWSSAFEDPNHLKTLETKWNPSLSKIKNVIVKRVSDEDLETASTLLRSSYNFYKDTSCALLPSGINLYMVPAQLATETYVQPGIDGLDILDMNTSRKLLLWAYSLVNGHCINVSHVIKYCEENAKSRIRKTIGGSSTPSTTPITPPAAAAHTGGAKDGIGRTNEPEVHTPLPESHSSHKLISSALPETDKTPKGASTSSEHENVEGSAGAEDKLTIAADSEPMSGNKCDVPSASSPPRGELNSLNDASKSD, encoded by the exons ATTTCTGGCATTGAAAAATCTTGCATCAGTTTTTCTTGAACAAGGCCCCTCCTATTATGAGAATGCTTTGCACTGCTATCTTCAAGCTGTAGATATTGATAGTAAAGATTCTGTTATCTGGAACCAATTAGGGACATTATCTTGCTCGATGGGGTCATTAAGCATTTCCCGTTGGGCTTTTGAGCAAGGGCTGCTATGCAGCCCTAGTAACT gGAATTGCATGGAGAAACTCCTGGAAGTTCTAATTGCAATTGGTGATGAAGTGGCCTGTCTTTCTGTTGCAGAACTGATATTAAGGCATTGGCCATCTCACTCGCGTGCTTTGCATGTAAAAAGTACCATTGAGGACTCTGAACCAGTTCCATTTACTCCGCGAGGTATAGATAAACTAGAACCAAAACATATACGCCTGAAATTTCCGGTAAAGAGAAAAGCAATAGATGAAAATTCAGATAGGACAACAGCAGTTAAAAAGTTGAAGCaaaatattgaagttcaacttGCAGAGGTGTCCTGGATATCTCTTGTTAGCGAACTACTGGAAATTTTACACCGACTGTCTTCACATGGCTCTGAACATGAAACTGGGAACTATATATCCGGTGATGCTAAGTTAACCATACATTTGCCTCCTTCTGCGTCTAATTCAACTTGTTCTCTTGAAAATAAAGGACTAACATGCATGCCAGCTAGTGCAGGCATGTGTGATCGTAACTCTGTAAATGAGAAGGAAGTAGTCATACTAGAGGAACAACCTCAAGAGAGAAGAAGCAGTCGGCTTAAAAGTCGTAAACCAGGCAAAGAGGATTCAGATTTTTCCACCAATAAAGATGTAGCTAAAATTGTGCAGCAATTTCTGCTGCCTTATTTGGTGGATGGAACCAGAACTATAAATTGGAAGCACAAGTCCGATCCATCTTCTCATAGTGCTGATGCAGTGGCTGATTCATTGGACTTGGAATCTACTGATGTTATTGAATTTATTCAGAATTCTTCAAATAATTATGGTGCTTACCATACAGGTCACTTGCTCTTAGAGAAACTTGCAAATAGAAACGTTTTATATCATGATAATGTTGCAAAAATTTTGGACCTGGAGAAGGTTATTAGGCACTGGGGTAAGGAGAGAACTCCTGAATGCAGTCTGTTTCTGGCTGAGCTATATTATGACTCTGGATTACAGTCGTTTGAGACATCTACTACTTGCAGTTCCATGTCAGAGGCATCCTACCATCTTTGTAAGATTATAGAATCTGTAGCGCTGGAACATCCTTTCAGTACCACTGGGATGGATGGGAAAATTGATTGCCCTGTGACTGATGCTTATGAGCATAAACAACAGTTTTCAGTGGAAAACTTGTCTTTGTTGAGAAGCAACCATTGCTTTTGGGTGCGTTTTTTCTGGTTAAGTGCTCGCTTGTCTCTATTGGAAGGtgataaagaaaaatcacAGAAGGAACTTTCTGTTGTACTGGCTCTTTTTCTGGATAGGGACAAAATGAACAGCACTACTGATCCTATTTGCTTGCCACACTGCAAAGTTATGAAAAAACTGACAGTTGATATGGTCcttcatgaaataaatatgattgaggttgattatttgttgaaaaaatcaGCCCAGGAAATGCTTGAAAAAGGCATGCATGCAGAGTGTATTAATATACTTGCACCTCTCTTATTATCAGCAAAGGATGTCCATTTTGATCAGTCATACGACTGGGATAATGAAGGCAGAGGAAATAACTCAGTTGAGCTTTCTGCATTGGATGTTCTAATCAAATCATGTGAACTGGCAGAAACACTGGATATTGATGTCTATATGAATTCTCATAAAAGGAAACTCCAAATACTATTAGCTGGAGCTGGTCTGGCTGGCAGTACTCCTGAAAATGCACCCGATTTAAATACATTTTTGTTCTCTAACAATCAGCCAAAAGAGACCCTATGGAAGCAGTGGATTACTTTAGTTACCAAAGAGGTGGAGGCCATTTCTCAATCTGCATCAAGAATCAAGAGCATCATAACCCGAGATGAGAATTAT AAAAATATTCCTGCGGCAGTTATAGCTGATATCCAGTCTTTGTTAGTTATGGCTATGTGCAATATTGCTAATCTATACTTCGCCAAAAAGTCTTCTGGGATTGGTGTTCCAGAGTCAACTGACCAAAATGAACAATGTTATTTTGTGGATGCTGCTATTGCATTCTGCAAACTGCAGCAATTGAACCCCAATCTTCCGATCAAATCTCAA GCTGAGTTGGTTGTGGCAGTTCATGATATGCTTGCAGAGTTTGGAATATGCTGTTCACAAGGAAATGGTGAAGAACAAGATGGGACATTCTTAAAACTTGCAATTAAGCATCTTTTGGCCTTAGATATGAAGCTCAAATCTAATAGTAACTCTCTCAATAAGGGACAAGAAACAAATTTGGATCAGACTTTAAAAGATGATCACCTCAATATTTCTGACCCAGTATCTCCAAATGAATCACATGCCAATATGCTCAATATGGCCGCCAACAAAACTGATGAAGATGAATATAATTCTTTAGGAAAAGATGCTGACGAAATTCCTAGTTTGGACAGCATTTCCTCTCACTTAGATAAAGAGAAACCAAGGGAGAATTGTGATTTTCAGCTTGAAAACATGTGCACTAATGGAGAGATGGAGAACAATCAAATTATGGAGGGCGAGAACGAGCAGCTAACTGAAGATGAACGAGAAGAACTTGAGCTAACAATTGACAATGCTCTGGATCAATGTTTTTACTGTCTGTATGGTTTAAATTTGAGATCGGATTCATCTTGCAATGAGGATTTGGTCAAGCATAAAAATACAAGCCAGGGGGATTATCAGACTAAAGAGCAGTGCGCTGAggttttcaaatatatacttCCATATGCAAAAGCTTCATCT AAAACTGGGTTGACTAAACTTCGGAGGGTTCTAAGAGCCATACGCAAACATTTCCCTCTTCCGCCTGACAATGTTATGGCTGGAAATGCAATTGATAGGTTCTTAGACAATTCTGAAATATGTGAGGATAAACTTTCAGATGTGGCTGGTTCTAAAGGGTTTCTGGACACCATGATGAAGATCATGTTTTCACAGAATGAACCCTTCAATCACCAGAACTCATCAGGGGAAAG CTCTGACCCATACCTAGAAGTTTATTGCAATTTGTATTACCTTCTTGGACAGTCTGAGGAAATGAGTGCAAGTGATAAGTGGGCTGGTTTTGTTCTAACTAAGGAAGGAGAGGAATTTGTAGAGCAAAATGCAAAACTATTCAAGTATGATTTATTGTACAATCCTATGCGCTTTGAAAGTTGGCAGAGGCTTGCAAATATATATGATGAA GAGGTGGATTTGTTGCTGAATGATGGAAGTAAGCAAATTAATGTTTTAGGGTGGAGGAAAAATGATACTCTACCTAAGAGAGTTGAGGCAAGTAGAAGAAGGAGCAGGCGGTGCTTATTGATGACATTGGCTTTGGCAAAGGATGCAACCCAACAG GGTGAGATACACGAGTTGTTGGCCTTAGTGTACTATGATGGTCTTCAGAACGTGGTACCATTTTATGATCAAAGATCTGTCGCACCCCTAAAAGATACAACATGGGAGATGTTCTGCAAGAACTCCATGAATCATTTCAAGAAAGCCTTTAAACACAA GGAAGATTGGTCTCATGCATTTTACGCTGGGAAACTCTGTGAGAAACTTGGGTACTCTCTTGATAAATCACTCTCGTACTATGCCCAGGCTATTGCCTTGAATCCATCAGCCGTAGATCCTTTCTACAGGATGCACGCATCACGGTTAAAATTACTCTGCAAATCTGGGAAACGAAATGAAGAAGTTTTAAAG GTTGTTGCTGCACATGCCTTTTCTCAATCAGCTAAGGAAGATGTGAATAATATATTTGGAGGATTTACTAGTGAAAGTCTGGAGTCATCAGTGAATGTCAAGGATGGAGTACCCAATAGCAATTCCGAGGGGGTAGAATTCCAGAAATTGGAGCAAGTGTGGGATCTGCTCTACAGTGATTGCCTTTCTGCCCTTGAATCTTGCGTGGAAGGAGACCTTAAGCATTTCCATAAAGCAAGATATGTGCTTGCTCAAGGGCTGCACCGGAGAGGTGGAGCTGGGGATCTAGAGAAAGCAAAAGAGGAACTTTCTTTTTGCTTTAAGTCGTCTCGTTCATCATTCACAATAAATATGTGGGAGATCGACAGCACGGTCAAGAAAGGAAG ACGCAAAACTCCAGGTCCAACCGGGAATAGGCGAATTCTTGAAGTTAACTTAGCTGAAAGTTCCCGTAAATTCATAACATGCATTAGGAAGTAcatcttgttttatttgaagttGTTGGAGGAGACTGGAGACATCACTACCCTTGAACGGGCTTATATTTCTCTGCGAGCAGATAAAAGG TTCTCCTTGTGCCTTGAAGATCTTGTGCCAGTGGCTCTTGGTAGGTACATTAGGGCCCTAATTAGGTCTGTATCTCAAGCTGGTACAGACGACTCCACCGCTACCGAGCATGTGGCAAATTTACTGGAgaaattattcaatttgttCTTGGAGCAAGTCAACTTGTGGTCAGATATTTGCAGTCTTGCTGAGCTCAAGAGCCCAGAATTGACAGAAAGCAGCCTCTTTGG ATATGTCTATCAATATATACAGCTACTGGAGAGAAATATTAAGGTAGAAACACTTGAAGGAATAAATGAGAAGATCCGGAAGCGTCTGAAGAAcccaaaattgtcaaatagtAATTTTGCTAGAGTATATAGGCATGTCTCTGCTGCCTGGTGTAGATCTCTTGTTATTAGCATGGCTCTGATTACGCCACTGCATTCAAGACCCTCGACTGAGGTTCGTGGTGCGAACTTATTGGGTGGAATGGAAAGTGATCAGGTGCTATGTGTTGATCTGCAAACTGAGGAACTATGGAGTTCAGCATTCGAGGATCCAAACCATCTTAAAACTCTCGAAACCAAATGGAACCCTTCGTTGTCCAAGATCAAGAATGTTATAGTCAAACGAGTTTCAGATGAAGATTTGGAAACTGCATCCACATTGCTCAGGTCGTCCTACAACTTCTACAAGGACACCTCTTGCGCGTTGCTTCCATCTGGTATAAATTTGTATATGGTGCCTGCTCAGCTGGCTACAGAAACTTATGTCCAGCCTGGCATCGATGGGCTTGACATACTAGACATGAATACTTCGCGGAAGCTTCTCTTATGGGCTTACTCACTCGTGAACGGCCATTGCATAAATGTCTCACATGTTATCAAGTATTGCGAAGAGAATGCAAAG TCGAGGATTAGGAAAACTATTGGAGGCTCATCAACTCCTTCAACCACCCCAATAACACCGCCAGCCGCTGCTGCTCATACAG GTGGAGCTAAAGACGGGATTGGCAGAACCAACGAACCAGAAGTTCACACACCATTGCCCGAAAGCCACAGCAGCCACAAATTGATATCATCCGCTTTGCCAGAGACTGATAAAACACCAAAGGGAGCATCCACTTCGTCCGAGCATGAGAACGTGGAGGGTTCGGCTGGAGCAGAGGACAAGCTCACCATTGCAGCCGACTCTGAGCCTATGTCAGGAAACAAATGTGATGTTCCCTCTGCATCATCCCCACCTCGTGGGGAACTGAATAGCCTGAATGATGCATCGAAATCTGACTGA